The window GGAGGTGCTGCGCGCTACAGATTCAATGAGATTGGCTACGTATATAACAGGCCACGGTCAAATATCTTAGCCGGCATCAAGAATCCAGCAAGCCCTCCGGCTAGTCCCGGTCTTCCTATCTCAACCGCGATCCAACAGCAGATTTTCGCCCGCCGGAAAGTAGTCTCTGCCAGCGTCCCCGTGGTATGGGCCTCATGGCCGTGGACCGGCGATATAACAATGCCGTCTCCGAACCTCCTCGCAGAATTCGTACAACTAATGTCTCCTCCAAATACCGCTGGATGGCACTGCATTGCCATCTGCGGATGGGACAACAGTACTGGAAGATTTCTGTTCAAAAATAGTTGGGGTCCATTCTGGGGCAACAGCGGATACGGAACGATCCCTTACCAATATCTCGAACTATACAGCGACGTAGGGATGATCGGTTGGTAAGGGGCAAAGCTAAACGAAAATGAAAAACCCGGAGGAGCGCGATCTTTCGGGGTTTCGTCGTCATTCTTGGCGGAGACCGAGCGTGAGGGCGCGGTTCTCCTCATCGAGAAATCTAACCATCTAGCTGCAATCGCTTCGCAGATGGTTTGGCGATAGGAAGGGGGGTTATATGCTCCAAAGGCTCGCGCTGAACTGCGAAAACCTAGAATTCCAAAAGCCTTGCATCTACTATAGTCGTGCTGTCACTCTGGAGTGAAAATAAAGAATTCGACTAAGAAAAAAATCATTTGCTCAACTAGTGAAAATGGTGAGAAAAATGGAAAATGAAAATGACGAGCAAAGATATCCGCTCTTTATGTCGAGAGCGACCACATTTATTTTTGCCAACAACGATGGATGTGACGATAAGAGCGAAGTCCGCCTGTCTCTATCTGGTTCTCACGGAGTTTACAAGCAAATTTTGATTGCAAAAACTCTGAAGATTGGCGATCGCATTAAATTTGATCTATCGAGTCTAAACATCCAGGCTTCATCGGCAGCGGTAATGTATCGCTGCTCAGACGGCATTGGTCGGTATATATATCTAAGAGCCCCAATCCCCGCTATCGGGCATTTCGTGACATTAAGCTGCGCTTGGGTCGCCCAACCGAATGACAGAACAGTGGAAGAGTGGTTTTTCGTGGGAAGTTAGTTTAATTTTTGATTGTCTTCGAAATACATGGCTGCACTCGTACAATTCGCTTACGGTGGGCTCATCATAGGAGGTGATTGAAATGAACTTCAGCCACATCTACCATTTGTTTGCACGTTATCCTGTATTGGCTAATGACAGATCGTTTCTGGATTGGCTGAAAATACACGGAGCGAGTAGTTGGAGGGAAACAGAAATCGATACCAACGACCAGAGAGACGTTATCGTAATATCCCACGATGAGCTGACGGCCTACGCTGCAAGAATAAAATTCAAGTTGTTGGCCGATGATTCAAGCGAAACGTGCACCGCAGATCAAAGCATTATTAGCGTAAGAGAATTCGATTTGCTGAGAAGCAACTCAAAGCATAGTTTA is drawn from Cupriavidus taiwanensis and contains these coding sequences:
- a CDS encoding C1 family peptidase: MSPPNTAGWHCIAICGWDNSTGRFLFKNSWGPFWGNSGYGTIPYQYLELYSDVGMIGW